Proteins from one Cellulosilyticum lentocellum DSM 5427 genomic window:
- a CDS encoding LytR/AlgR family response regulator transcription factor — MKVVIVDDEINATDYLVYQLQVYQEIEIEAVFNDACKALAYLLKNPCDVLFLDIDMPNISGIYIAEQITGLYSDIKVCFVTAYNEFAVKAFELSAIDYILKPYTKERLELSLDRLKKYTGEVNQSLNQLSDEYHYDLEMICGYDEENIILINYQEIFYIETLQGSLFIHTKDKIYKGNKTLNFYEEKLNKRAFFRTHKCYLANLSKVDRFKPRINYTYDMYFKEIKDVIPISRNKVKEMKLFFNQ; from the coding sequence ATGAAAGTGGTTATTGTAGATGATGAGATCAATGCAACAGACTATTTAGTATATCAGTTACAAGTATATCAAGAGATAGAAATCGAGGCTGTATTTAACGATGCTTGTAAGGCTTTAGCCTATTTATTAAAAAATCCTTGTGATGTACTTTTTTTAGATATTGATATGCCTAATATAAGTGGCATCTATATTGCTGAACAAATAACAGGACTTTATTCAGATATTAAGGTTTGTTTTGTAACAGCGTATAATGAATTTGCTGTAAAAGCTTTTGAACTAAGTGCCATAGATTACATTTTAAAGCCATATACTAAAGAAAGACTAGAATTATCACTAGATAGGCTTAAAAAGTATACGGGAGAGGTAAATCAGTCCCTTAATCAGTTAAGTGATGAATACCATTATGACTTAGAAATGATTTGTGGATATGATGAGGAAAATATTATTCTTATTAATTATCAAGAGATTTTCTACATAGAGACCTTACAAGGTAGTTTGTTTATTCATACAAAAGATAAAATTTATAAGGGTAATAAGACTTTGAATTTTTATGAAGAAAAGCTGAATAAACGAGCTTTCTTTAGAACACATAAATGTTATCTAGCTAATTTATCCAAGGTTGACCGTTTTAAGCCGCGTATTAATTATACCTATGACATGTACTTTAAAGAAATCAAGGACGTTATTCCTATAAGCCGTAATAAGGTAAAGGAAATGAAGCTTTTCTTTAATCAGTAA
- a CDS encoding sensor histidine kinase → MKRFSEKHRNSSKLFFLLVIITLLTVMIICLSYTGITVEKREATRGYMDLVYENFSEKVVKLDGEWEIYPDLLKNEDFRADDYIQVPGSWGKTEIKNETIKKQTFLTYRLKLKLPKQDQYCLKLQFVSSAYRVFINGEEACENGKVGVSKEEERASWKNRLIPFFSEGKEVELIIQVSNYHCTNGGMMRSILLSTQSTLYDYETLNVIKSALFIGMFIGIGFYLTLLNQSMHNRYNYTYLGMFCMASMLLGTIIDGGILFYIFPKLPLGMAIKIEYLAYMVQVIAMQQFIWNMYPNLYHKQFYRIIRAINLIYVGLILITSNLTVVYSRPVYMSVLLINFICYLILIIKAIIVKRKYAYTLLIGSCMMYLGCIIEILNSQFYFKEPIFNNNFYILGVLIFLICQSYVLASTVDEAFVQSKHAKDMEIAFLQAQISPHFFFNILNNVYYLIHINAEQAKKLLYSFCQFLRVKYKFDYRKAVFYSLKEELELVEAYVNLEKNRLNGLLELTIEVDEMLLQTSVLPLIIQPLVENAIKHGFKSTLMHIHITIEKKDKEIHFKIKDNGKGMSQDRMIQVIRGEELDAGIGLKNVNYRLSKCYHTQLIINSRLEEGTEVAFNLPLEVQDESGYCR, encoded by the coding sequence GAGAAGCTACTAGGGGGTATATGGATTTAGTGTATGAGAATTTTTCAGAAAAGGTTGTGAAGCTAGATGGAGAATGGGAGATTTATCCTGACCTATTAAAGAATGAGGATTTTAGAGCTGATGATTATATACAAGTTCCTGGTAGTTGGGGAAAAACAGAAATAAAAAATGAAACCATTAAAAAACAGACGTTTCTAACCTATAGATTAAAGTTGAAACTACCTAAGCAAGATCAGTATTGTTTAAAACTGCAATTTGTATCTAGTGCCTATCGTGTATTTATTAATGGTGAGGAAGCTTGTGAAAATGGTAAGGTAGGGGTTTCAAAAGAAGAAGAGAGGGCAAGCTGGAAAAATAGACTGATTCCATTTTTTAGTGAAGGAAAAGAAGTCGAGTTGATTATTCAGGTTTCTAACTATCACTGTACTAATGGTGGGATGATGAGGAGTATTTTGCTATCCACACAAAGTACTTTATATGATTATGAAACGTTAAATGTGATTAAAAGTGCTCTCTTCATAGGAATGTTTATTGGTATAGGGTTTTATCTAACTTTATTAAATCAGTCAATGCATAACCGATATAATTACACCTATTTAGGTATGTTTTGTATGGCATCTATGTTATTAGGTACCATTATTGATGGAGGAATCCTATTTTACATATTTCCAAAGCTACCATTAGGTATGGCAATAAAGATAGAATATTTAGCTTATATGGTACAAGTTATAGCGATGCAGCAATTTATCTGGAATATGTATCCGAACCTATACCACAAACAATTTTATAGAATCATAAGAGCTATAAATCTCATTTATGTAGGGCTTATCCTAATAACCTCTAATTTAACCGTTGTATATAGTAGACCTGTATATATGTCAGTCTTGCTGATTAATTTTATATGTTACTTAATCTTAATTATAAAAGCTATTATAGTCAAAAGAAAGTACGCTTATACACTACTAATAGGTTCTTGTATGATGTACTTAGGATGTATCATTGAGATTTTAAATAGTCAGTTTTATTTTAAAGAGCCCATCTTTAATAATAATTTCTATATATTAGGAGTGCTTATTTTTTTAATCTGTCAATCTTATGTATTAGCTAGTACAGTTGATGAAGCATTTGTTCAGTCTAAGCATGCAAAAGATATGGAGATTGCTTTTTTACAGGCACAAATTTCACCACATTTCTTTTTTAATATATTAAACAACGTCTATTACTTAATACATATTAATGCTGAACAAGCAAAAAAATTATTGTATAGTTTTTGTCAATTTTTAAGAGTAAAGTACAAATTTGATTATAGAAAAGCCGTTTTTTATTCCTTGAAAGAAGAGTTAGAACTAGTGGAAGCCTATGTGAATCTAGAAAAAAATAGATTAAATGGTTTATTAGAATTGACCATAGAAGTAGATGAGATGTTACTACAAACATCTGTTTTACCCTTGATTATACAGCCATTAGTAGAAAATGCTATTAAGCATGGTTTTAAATCTACATTAATGCATATTCACATTACAATAGAAAAAAAAGATAAAGAAATTCATTTTAAAATCAAAGATAATGGGAAGGGGATGAGTCAAGACCGTATGATACAAGTGATACGAGGAGAAGAGCTAGATGCGGGTATTGGACTCAAAAATGTAAATTATCGACTATCTAAGTGCTATCATACACAGTTAATTATAAATAGTAGATTAGAAGAAGGAACAGAGGTAGCATTTAATCTACCATTGGAGGTGCAAGATGAAAGTGGTTATTGTAGATGA